In one Streptomyces sp. T12 genomic region, the following are encoded:
- a CDS encoding FAD-binding and (Fe-S)-binding domain-containing protein, whose translation MTTTAPGRPGLDAAAVAAALAGEDCGEVAGDAGRRAQYSADASNYRQIPLAVVFPCERRHVLNALAVCRRLGVPVTSRGAGTSTSGQAVGAGVVLDFSRHFNRLLALDPQERTATVQPGIVLDDLQSAAFAHGLLFGADPSTHSRCTLGGMIGNNACGSHSLAWGRTADNVLELEVVTYRGTVVRLGEMTQREIDEAIAAGDDRGQLIASLHRLAQDNLAALRTKLGQFPRQVSGYALEHLLPERRFNLARALVGSEGTLAVVLSATVRLISPPPARALVVLGFQDAGAAADAVPALLDHELLALEGLDQALTDIVTRPETRATIDTLPTARAWLFAELGGTAEELSRRANELTETARQAAGCTGSEIVTDPARARRLWRIREDGAGLATRMPDGSEAWPGWEDAAVPPGQLGSYLRQFTRLLDQHDLRGAVYGHFGEGCLHVRIDFDFTTEQGTAVFRAFVTDAAKLVTAHGGSLSGEHGDGQARSELLPLMYGPEVIALFEEFKEIWDPDNGLNPGMIVRPLPVDGNLRVSAHRTPLPLVSSSRGFAFHADDGDFAKATRRCVGVGKCRTAAHRGDVMCPSYRVTLDEKDSTRGRARLLYEMTQGEVITDGWRSTEVRDALDLCLSCKGCSADCPVEVDMATYKSEFLYHHYKGRVRPASHYTMGWLPLLSRAAARMPRLVNALTSSRLAPLLKRLGGIDGRREIPRFADETFLARFRRRTPKGDGHRGPVMLWVDSFNNHFTPEVLEAGVAVLEDAGFRVQVPDGTQCCGLTWITTGQLGIARRMARRTVNALASAADSGTPVVGLEPSCTAALKTDLPELLDGDDRARALAAATVTLAELLVRHAPDWQPPRIDARSISQTHCHQHATSGFGADSALLHRMGVDNTTIASGCCGLAGNFGFERGHYDVSVAAGEQVLLPAVRSAAPGTHVLADGFSCRTQIAQQTDRTGTHLAQLIARALPPATELPATDKEHIRD comes from the coding sequence GTGACCACGACAGCGCCGGGCCGGCCCGGCCTCGACGCGGCGGCTGTGGCCGCGGCCCTCGCCGGAGAGGACTGCGGAGAGGTCGCCGGTGACGCGGGCCGCCGGGCACAGTACTCGGCCGACGCCTCCAACTACCGGCAGATCCCGCTCGCCGTGGTCTTCCCCTGCGAGCGGCGGCACGTCCTCAACGCCCTCGCCGTGTGCCGCCGCCTGGGCGTGCCGGTCACCTCGCGCGGGGCCGGCACCAGCACCTCCGGCCAGGCGGTGGGCGCGGGCGTGGTGCTGGACTTCTCCCGTCACTTCAACCGGCTGCTCGCGCTGGACCCGCAGGAACGGACCGCCACGGTGCAGCCGGGCATCGTCCTGGACGATCTGCAGAGCGCGGCCTTTGCCCACGGACTCCTCTTCGGCGCCGACCCGTCCACCCACAGCCGCTGCACGCTCGGCGGCATGATCGGCAACAACGCCTGCGGATCGCACTCCCTGGCCTGGGGACGCACCGCCGACAACGTCCTGGAACTCGAAGTGGTCACCTACCGGGGCACGGTGGTCCGGCTCGGCGAGATGACCCAGCGGGAGATCGACGAGGCCATCGCCGCCGGCGACGACCGCGGACAGCTGATCGCGTCCCTGCACCGGCTCGCCCAGGACAACCTGGCGGCGCTGCGTACCAAGCTGGGCCAATTCCCGCGGCAGGTCTCGGGCTACGCGCTGGAACACCTGCTGCCGGAACGCCGCTTCAACCTCGCCCGCGCCCTGGTCGGCAGCGAGGGCACGCTCGCCGTCGTCCTGTCGGCGACCGTCCGCCTGATCTCCCCGCCCCCCGCCCGGGCCCTGGTCGTCCTCGGCTTCCAGGACGCCGGCGCCGCGGCCGACGCCGTACCCGCCCTGCTGGACCACGAGTTGCTGGCCCTTGAGGGACTCGACCAGGCGCTGACCGATATCGTCACCCGCCCCGAGACCCGCGCGACGATCGACACCCTGCCCACCGCCCGGGCCTGGCTGTTCGCCGAACTCGGCGGTACGGCAGAGGAGTTGTCCCGCCGCGCCAACGAACTCACCGAGACCGCCCGGCAGGCCGCGGGCTGCACCGGAAGCGAGATCGTCACCGATCCGGCCCGTGCCCGACGGCTGTGGCGGATCCGCGAGGACGGAGCGGGCCTGGCGACCCGCATGCCCGACGGCTCGGAAGCCTGGCCCGGCTGGGAGGACGCGGCCGTCCCGCCCGGTCAACTCGGCTCCTACCTCCGCCAGTTCACCCGGCTGCTGGACCAGCACGACCTGCGGGGCGCGGTATACGGCCACTTCGGCGAGGGCTGCCTGCACGTCCGTATCGACTTCGACTTCACCACCGAACAGGGCACCGCCGTCTTTCGCGCCTTCGTCACCGACGCGGCCAAGCTCGTCACCGCGCACGGCGGCTCCCTGTCCGGCGAACACGGCGACGGCCAGGCCCGCTCCGAGCTGCTGCCGCTGATGTACGGGCCCGAAGTCATCGCCCTGTTCGAGGAGTTCAAGGAGATCTGGGACCCCGACAACGGCCTGAACCCCGGCATGATCGTGCGGCCGCTGCCGGTCGACGGCAACCTGCGTGTCAGCGCGCACCGCACTCCGCTGCCGCTGGTTTCCTCCTCAAGAGGCTTCGCCTTCCACGCCGACGACGGCGACTTCGCCAAGGCCACCCGCCGCTGTGTCGGCGTCGGCAAGTGCCGTACCGCCGCCCACCGCGGCGACGTCATGTGCCCCAGCTACCGGGTCACCCTCGACGAGAAGGACTCCACCCGGGGCCGGGCCCGCCTGCTGTACGAGATGACCCAGGGCGAGGTGATCACCGACGGCTGGCGGTCGACCGAGGTCCGCGACGCCCTCGACCTGTGCCTGTCCTGCAAGGGGTGCAGCGCTGACTGCCCGGTGGAGGTGGACATGGCCACGTACAAGTCGGAGTTCCTGTACCACCACTACAAGGGGCGAGTCCGGCCCGCCTCGCACTACACGATGGGCTGGCTGCCGCTGCTGTCCCGCGCCGCCGCCCGGATGCCGCGCCTGGTCAACGCCCTGACCTCCTCCCGACTGGCCCCGCTCCTCAAGCGGCTCGGCGGCATCGACGGCCGGCGCGAGATCCCGCGCTTCGCCGACGAGACCTTCCTCGCCCGGTTCCGCCGCCGCACACCGAAGGGGGACGGCCACCGGGGCCCGGTCATGCTGTGGGTCGACTCCTTCAACAACCACTTCACACCCGAGGTCCTCGAAGCCGGGGTCGCGGTACTGGAGGACGCCGGCTTCCGGGTCCAGGTCCCCGACGGCACCCAGTGCTGCGGACTGACCTGGATCACCACCGGCCAGCTGGGCATCGCCCGACGCATGGCGCGGCGCACCGTCAACGCCCTTGCCTCAGCCGCCGATTCGGGAACTCCGGTCGTCGGTCTCGAACCCAGCTGCACAGCGGCCCTCAAGACCGACCTGCCCGAACTGCTGGACGGCGACGACCGTGCCCGCGCCCTGGCCGCAGCCACCGTCACACTCGCCGAACTCCTGGTCCGGCACGCACCCGACTGGCAGCCCCCGCGTATCGACGCCCGGTCGATCAGCCAGACCCACTGCCACCAGCACGCCACCTCCGGCTTCGGCGCCGACAGCGCACTGCTGCACCGCATGGGCGTCGACAACACCACGATCGCATCCGGGTGTTGCGGCCTGGCCGGCAACTTCGGCTTCGAACGCGGCCACTACGACGTCTCCGTCGCCGCGGGCGAGCAGGTCCTGCTCCCCGCCGTACGCTCCGCCGCCCCCGGCACACACGTCCTCGCCGACGGATTCAGCTGCCGCACCCAGATCGCCCAGCAGACCGACCGCACCGGCACCCACCTCGCGCAGCTCATCGCGCGAGCCCTGCCTCCCGCCACCGAGCTTCCCGCTACCGACAAGGAACACATCCGTGACTGA
- a CDS encoding Glu/Leu/Phe/Val dehydrogenase, giving the protein MTDALSLVDDWGPEKIVVVSHRRTGMKGVLVIDNTARGIGKGGTRMSPTVTVDEVARLARVMTWKWASADLFYGGAKAGIVAAPASPDKEAILRAFARALSNEVPREYVMGLDMGLTESDAAIIQDELGDRGAAVGTPEHLGGVAYDKLGVTGYGVAESTDAAAQRLGLPLGGARVAIQGFGAVGSAAARRFSELGATVVAVSTAHGALHDPTGLDVDDLLTAREEHGDHFVTRRPVRGTTLASGAELTVDCDILVPAALQDVIDHSTAHEIKARLVVEGANLPTSVDAQDILDRRGITVVPDFVANAGGVVAAAFAMDARYSGFRPDTTAIFETISTRLRANTVTVLDEAERCHVTPHAAGRALAEQRVRTAMRSKGRLPRD; this is encoded by the coding sequence GTGACTGACGCACTCTCCCTCGTCGACGACTGGGGCCCCGAGAAGATCGTCGTCGTCTCCCACCGCCGTACCGGCATGAAGGGCGTCCTGGTCATCGACAACACCGCCCGGGGCATCGGCAAGGGCGGAACCCGTATGAGCCCCACGGTGACCGTCGACGAGGTGGCGCGCCTCGCCCGGGTCATGACGTGGAAGTGGGCGAGCGCCGATCTCTTCTACGGCGGCGCCAAGGCCGGCATCGTCGCCGCCCCGGCCTCCCCGGACAAGGAGGCGATCCTGCGCGCCTTCGCCCGCGCCCTGTCCAACGAGGTGCCCCGCGAGTACGTGATGGGGCTCGACATGGGGCTGACCGAGAGCGACGCCGCGATCATCCAGGACGAACTGGGCGACCGCGGGGCCGCCGTGGGCACCCCCGAGCACCTCGGCGGAGTCGCGTACGACAAGCTCGGCGTCACCGGCTACGGGGTCGCCGAGAGCACCGATGCCGCAGCCCAGCGCCTGGGCCTGCCCCTCGGCGGGGCACGCGTCGCCATCCAGGGTTTCGGCGCCGTCGGCAGCGCGGCGGCCCGGCGGTTCTCCGAACTCGGGGCCACCGTCGTGGCGGTCTCCACCGCCCACGGGGCCCTGCACGACCCCACCGGACTCGACGTCGACGACCTCCTGACGGCCCGCGAGGAGCACGGCGACCACTTCGTTACCCGCCGCCCGGTCCGGGGCACCACGCTCGCCTCCGGCGCGGAACTCACCGTGGACTGCGACATCCTGGTGCCCGCGGCGCTTCAGGACGTCATCGACCACAGCACCGCGCACGAGATCAAGGCCCGGCTCGTCGTCGAAGGTGCCAACCTGCCCACGTCCGTGGACGCCCAGGACATCCTCGACCGGCGCGGCATCACCGTGGTCCCCGACTTCGTCGCCAACGCCGGAGGTGTCGTCGCCGCCGCCTTCGCGATGGACGCCCGCTACTCCGGCTTCCGCCCCGACACCACCGCCATCTTCGAGACCATCTCGACGAGGCTGCGCGCCAACACGGTCACCGTCCTCGACGAGGCCGAGCGCTGTCACGTCACCCCGCACGCCGCCGGCCGCGCTCTGGCCGAGCAGCGCGTCCGTACCGCGATGCGGAGCAAGGGGCGCCTGCCCCGCGACTGA
- a CDS encoding LCP family protein has translation MEPMEPMQPMSGWNGETQAPRVLTGQLIAQTEQIRPYEEPVPSPNGAQPGGGHTRSTRPPWVRPSRRRRIARLLALLLGALLLTGGGTYAWADFELDRAVDLGEAGDRPPQGKGTTYLIVGSDNRDGLSEQDRKDLHAGGGGGGRTDSMMLLHTGAHGTTLVSLPRDSWVTLPSYLDPDTGKRHRAAKNKLNAAYSLGGARLLVRTVELNTGLRVDHYAEIGFGGFVGVVDAVGGVDMCVDRDIKDKKSGLDLTKGCHTLDGAQALAFVRQRHQEAQGDLGRSRNQQKFLAALAHKAATPGTALNPFRAYPLLGAALDTLVVDKDMEPRTLVSLFQAMRSVSSGDGRQLSVPVAGVGISTSKGSAVKWDAAKAKRLFTALRNDRPVSIAEKG, from the coding sequence ATGGAACCGATGGAACCCATGCAGCCCATGAGCGGCTGGAACGGGGAGACACAGGCGCCACGAGTGCTCACGGGACAGCTCATCGCACAGACGGAACAGATACGGCCGTACGAGGAACCCGTCCCGAGCCCGAACGGGGCGCAGCCCGGCGGTGGCCACACCCGCAGCACACGCCCCCCTTGGGTACGCCCCAGCCGGCGCCGCCGTATCGCACGCCTGCTGGCGCTGCTGCTCGGCGCGCTGCTCCTCACCGGCGGCGGCACGTACGCCTGGGCCGACTTCGAGCTCGACCGGGCGGTCGACCTCGGCGAGGCCGGTGACCGTCCGCCGCAGGGGAAGGGGACCACGTACCTCATCGTGGGCTCCGACAACCGTGACGGCCTGTCCGAGCAGGACAGGAAGGATCTGCACGCCGGCGGTGGCGGCGGCGGCCGTACCGACTCGATGATGCTGCTGCACACCGGCGCCCACGGCACCACGCTGGTGAGCCTGCCCCGCGACTCGTGGGTGACCCTCCCGTCGTACCTCGACCCCGACACCGGAAAGCGGCACCGCGCGGCGAAGAACAAGCTGAACGCGGCCTACTCCCTGGGCGGCGCCCGGCTGCTCGTGCGGACCGTCGAGCTCAACACGGGCCTGCGCGTCGACCACTACGCGGAGATCGGCTTCGGCGGCTTCGTCGGTGTCGTGGACGCCGTCGGCGGCGTGGACATGTGCGTGGACCGGGACATCAAGGACAAGAAGTCGGGTCTCGACCTGACGAAGGGCTGCCACACCCTGGACGGCGCCCAGGCACTCGCGTTCGTCCGCCAGCGGCACCAGGAGGCCCAGGGCGACCTGGGGCGCAGCAGGAACCAGCAGAAGTTCCTCGCCGCGCTCGCCCACAAGGCGGCCACACCGGGCACCGCGCTCAATCCGTTCCGGGCGTATCCCCTGCTGGGCGCGGCGCTGGACACCCTCGTGGTGGACAAGGACATGGAGCCGCGCACCCTCGTCTCGCTGTTCCAGGCGATGAGGAGCGTCTCGTCCGGGGACGGTCGGCAGCTCAGCGTCCCCGTGGCCGGAGTCGGCATCAGCACGTCGAAGGGCAGCGCCGTGAAATGGGACGCGGCGAAGGCGAAACGGCTCTTCACCGCGCTGCGGAACGACCGGCCGGTGAGCATCGCGGAGAAGGGCTGA
- a CDS encoding bifunctional polysaccharide deacetylase/glycosyltransferase family 2 protein → MSRSTRRRHARSREPRRHWRLLALTLSVVFAALLFEGWTIHEVDAAKTRLPCTRPVPEAVDESGPVLRRISGNDVESSAVPARTVALTYDGGPDPYWTPRLLDLLRRHHAHATFFLLGAEAARHPELVRRILDEGHEIGSHTYTGADLGSSSRVRTAMELTLTEKTLAGSAGIRTDLLRMPLTTQVDTLCGAEWSAARRAAANGYVVVAADRPDRDPKYGMVRQFSQTDLAYDETKDLLGNPHADRFTTVTDALGMPSADTRVSTAERWQGKALIWTTTAGHAFTNAMTWVLLALGALGVLRLVMLTVFARAHVRRLTRFRPGSPRLREVDAPVTVLVPAYNEEAGIESTVRSLLASTHWGLEVIVIDDGSTDQTADLATWINDPRVRVIRQPNSGKAAALNTGLAHASYDIVVMVDADTVFEPDALYRLIQPLAHPAVGAVSGNTKVGNRRGLLGRWQHLEYVFGFNLDRRMFEVLECMPTVPGAIGAFRRDALMGVGGVSEDTLAEDTDLTMALWRAGWRVVYEESSIAWTEVPTSLRQLWRQRYRWCYGTLQAMWKHRGAVLEVGTAGRFARRGLTYLMLFQVVMPLMAPVVDLFALYGALFTDPAQALGVWLAFLVLQLLCAGYALRLDREKLRALWSMPFQLFVYRQLMYLVVIQSVFALLGGTRLKWHRMQRAGTAATEQLRQPVAARELSSR, encoded by the coding sequence GTGAGCCGCTCGACACGACGCCGCCACGCCCGCTCCCGCGAGCCCCGCCGTCACTGGCGGCTGCTGGCCCTCACCCTGTCCGTCGTCTTCGCCGCCCTGCTCTTCGAGGGCTGGACCATCCATGAGGTCGACGCCGCCAAAACACGCCTCCCCTGCACCAGGCCCGTACCCGAGGCCGTGGACGAGAGCGGCCCGGTCCTGCGCCGTATCAGCGGGAACGACGTCGAGTCCTCGGCCGTGCCCGCCCGTACCGTCGCGCTCACCTACGACGGCGGACCCGATCCCTACTGGACCCCGCGCCTCCTCGACCTGCTGCGCAGGCATCACGCGCACGCGACCTTCTTCTTGTTGGGTGCCGAGGCGGCACGCCATCCGGAACTGGTACGGCGGATCCTCGACGAGGGCCACGAGATCGGCTCGCACACGTACACCGGCGCCGACCTCGGTTCCTCGTCGCGCGTGCGCACCGCGATGGAGCTGACGCTCACCGAAAAGACCCTCGCCGGTTCGGCGGGCATCCGCACCGACCTGCTGCGGATGCCGCTGACCACCCAGGTGGACACGCTGTGCGGCGCCGAGTGGTCGGCGGCCCGCCGCGCCGCCGCGAACGGCTACGTGGTGGTCGCCGCGGACCGGCCCGACCGCGATCCGAAGTACGGCATGGTCCGCCAGTTCAGCCAGACGGACCTGGCGTACGACGAGACGAAGGACCTGCTCGGCAACCCGCACGCCGACCGGTTCACCACCGTCACGGACGCGCTCGGCATGCCCTCGGCCGACACACGGGTGTCCACCGCCGAACGCTGGCAGGGCAAGGCGCTGATCTGGACCACGACCGCCGGTCACGCGTTCACGAACGCCATGACCTGGGTGCTGCTCGCGCTGGGCGCGCTGGGCGTGCTGCGGCTGGTGATGCTGACCGTGTTCGCCCGCGCCCACGTCCGGCGCCTGACCCGCTTCCGTCCCGGCTCGCCCCGGCTGCGGGAGGTCGACGCACCCGTGACGGTGCTCGTACCGGCGTACAACGAAGAGGCCGGCATCGAGTCCACGGTCCGTTCGCTGCTCGCGTCCACGCACTGGGGCCTCGAGGTCATCGTGATCGACGACGGGTCGACGGATCAGACCGCGGACCTCGCCACCTGGATCAACGACCCGCGCGTGCGGGTGATCCGGCAGCCCAATTCAGGCAAGGCGGCCGCGCTCAACACCGGCCTGGCGCACGCCTCGTACGACATCGTCGTGATGGTCGACGCCGACACCGTCTTCGAGCCCGACGCCCTGTACCGGCTCATCCAGCCGCTCGCGCACCCGGCCGTCGGCGCCGTCAGCGGCAACACCAAGGTCGGCAACCGGCGCGGGCTCCTGGGCAGATGGCAGCACCTGGAGTACGTCTTCGGCTTCAACCTCGACCGGCGGATGTTCGAGGTGCTGGAGTGCATGCCGACGGTGCCGGGAGCCATCGGCGCCTTCCGGCGGGACGCGCTGATGGGCGTCGGCGGGGTCAGCGAGGACACCCTCGCCGAGGACACCGACCTCACGATGGCCCTGTGGCGGGCCGGCTGGCGGGTGGTCTACGAGGAGTCGTCCATCGCCTGGACCGAAGTGCCCACCTCGCTACGGCAGTTGTGGCGGCAGCGCTACCGCTGGTGCTACGGCACGCTCCAGGCGATGTGGAAGCACCGCGGAGCCGTCCTCGAAGTGGGCACCGCCGGACGCTTCGCGCGCCGCGGGCTGACCTACCTGATGCTCTTTCAGGTGGTCATGCCGCTGATGGCCCCGGTCGTCGACCTGTTCGCGCTGTACGGCGCGCTCTTCACCGATCCCGCGCAGGCGCTGGGGGTGTGGCTCGCCTTCCTCGTCCTCCAACTGCTGTGTGCCGGTTACGCGTTGAGGCTCGACAGGGAGAAGCTGCGGGCCCTGTGGTCGATGCCGTTCCAGCTCTTCGTCTACCGGCAGCTGATGTATCTGGTCGTCATCCAGTCCGTGTTCGCCCTCCTGGGCGGCACCCGGCTGAAGTGGCACCGCATGCAGCGTGCGGGCACGGCCGCCACGGAGCAGCTGAGACAGCCGGTCGCCGCCCGGGAGCTGTCGTCGAGGTGA
- a CDS encoding DUF6232 family protein: MPLPPRRGKPLELRVQRQILWVGSAAVPLRNVSWVEVFRLKPAWGKAGVYFLLLVVVAFLVSARLDSTDGGGGGGGPAPGVLTLFTLVIVCAVLLWSRKPVLVVELNSGSRVVLTLPTMDELRAIAGQIVYAIDHPEYEFSAVLEQYNTTNNFGSVVNMNGGRGNTGIKL; this comes from the coding sequence ATGCCGCTGCCTCCCCGCAGGGGAAAGCCGCTGGAACTCCGGGTCCAGCGGCAGATCCTGTGGGTGGGGTCGGCGGCGGTTCCGTTGCGCAATGTCAGCTGGGTCGAAGTGTTCAGGCTGAAGCCCGCCTGGGGCAAGGCCGGCGTCTACTTCCTGCTGTTGGTGGTCGTCGCCTTCTTGGTCTCCGCCCGGCTCGACTCCACGGACGGGGGCGGCGGGGGCGGCGGCCCTGCCCCGGGCGTCCTGACCCTGTTCACCCTGGTCATTGTCTGCGCCGTCCTGCTCTGGTCGAGGAAGCCGGTGCTGGTCGTCGAGCTGAACAGCGGTTCCAGGGTGGTCTTGACCCTGCCGACCATGGATGAACTGCGGGCGATCGCCGGGCAGATCGTGTACGCGATCGACCACCCGGAATACGAGTTCTCCGCCGTCCTCGAGCAGTACAACACGACGAACAACTTCGGTTCTGTCGTCAACATGAACGGCGGCAGGGGAAACACGGGGATCAAACTGTGA